The DNA sequence ATTTGTGCGAAAAAGTTTGTCCGATAATTAATATAGACTCACTCAAGCACAACGATTTAGAGCAATCAATCTGTTACGCAGCAGAGAATAAAAATTTAGAGGTCGTCTTTGACAGCACATCAGGAGGGCTATTTTCTGCGCTTGCTGACTTCATGTACAAAAATGGAGGTTATGTCGGAGGAGCGATTTTCAACGATGATTTAACGGTCTCGCAGTTTATCTCGAATGACAAGAACGATTTGCCAAAATTAAGAAGCTCTAAATATGTTCAGAGTAATGCAGAAAATTTTTATAAACGCGTGAAAAGTCTGCTCGATGACGGCGAAAAAGTTTTAGTCTGCGGGACACCGTGTCAAATGGCTGCATTGCGTGCGTTTCTTGGCCGTGATTATGAAAATTTAATAATTGTTGACTTCGTGTGCTTGGGGATAAACTCGCCGCTGGTCTTCAGGAAATATTTAGACTCAATTGAAGCGCGTTATAACTCTCCTGTTGTATATTCAAAAGCTAAATCAAAAGAGTATGGCTGGAGGAACCTGACTCAAAAATTTATCCTGCAGGACGGCAGACAGATTTTCGAGCCTCGTGATATCAACAAATTTACTAAAGGCTATATCGGGACTCATTTATTTACTCGTCCGTCATGTTATTCATGCAAGTTTAAAGGCTTTCCGAGAATGTCAGATATAACGCTTGCTGATTTCTGGGGCATAGAAAATTTTAGCACTAAGCTCGAAAAAAATTTAGGCACTTCATTAGTGATGATAAACTCGAAAAAGGGAGAGTCATATTTCGAGAACATAAAGCCGCGAATAAATTTTATCCCCATGCCATTCGAGACGATTTTACCCGGCAACCAAGCATTAATAAAGCCGCTCGCAAAATTTAACAACGACAGAGAAGCATTTTTCCGCGATATAAAAAATTTGCCGTTCGATGAAGTAATTGACAAATACAGCACAAGCCCTCAGCCTAAAATCGGAATTAAGGGCAAAATAAAATCTTTCCTGCGCAAAATCAAGAACGTACTGCGAACCGCAAAATTTATCGCAAAAATTACGCGCTTACACATTCCAGCATTGTATAACACGATAAAATACAGCGGAATAAAAAATTTATTGCATTACAAAGGTATAATTTTCTCGACTTATTGCAGCGTGAATATCGCAAAGAGTGCAGAACTTGATATCAAAGGCTTATTAATCGTCGGCAGCAAGGGCAGATTTCCGAAAAGTCATTTAGAGACACGATTTTTACTCGCTGACAAGGCAAAATTAACTGTCTTGAATGATTTTACGTTCAGCTACGGCGCAGATATAGAAGTTCTCGAGGGCGGACACTTGATAATTCACGGTAGAAAATTTGTCTCAAGCGGTTCAAACATAGGCTTAACTATCATTTGCGGCGAAAAAATAGAAATTGACTCAGATGTCCAAATCGGCAGAAATGTTTTAATTCGCGACAATAACGGCGGACATTTTATAAACCGTCAAGGCTACAGAAACACCCGCCCCGTTAAAATTGGCGAAAAATGCTGGCTTTGCGAGTCATGCGTCATAATGCAGGGAGTAAATATCGGTCAAGGCACAGTCATTGGCGCAAAATCGTTTGTGATTAATTCTGTACCCGCAAATTGTCTCGTGTCAGGCTCTCCCGCAAAAATAATCGAGAAAAATATTTTATGGAAGTATTAAGGGGGTATAATTAATCGTATTTGAATCACGAAAGGAAAATTTTTATTATGAAACTAGAATTAGAGCGCCAGAGCTTTCTAAAGGCGTGGCAGACCGCAGAGAAATCCGCAGGCACAAAGACTCCTAAAGACGTAATCAGCGGGATTCTTGTCAAGGCCGACGAAAACGGAAATGTAACTCTTGAAGCTACTGACCTCAAAAGCTCCGTAAAATGCAAGGCTAACGGCGTGAAAGTTATTGAACCGGGGACGGCTGTATTATCGCTTAATATATTTGGAAATCTGCTCAAGAAAACGACCGAAGAAAATATTACTCTTGACGTTAATTCAGAGCGCGGACTATTAATTTACGGCAAAAGCAAAATTAGATTCGCAATTTTCAACGTTGACGAATTTCCAAGACTCCCAGACAGCGCAGAGTCAGAGCTTGTTTGCGAAATCATGTGTGCTGATTTAATACGCTTAATATCAGAAGGCACAGCAGCAAGCTCACAGCCTCAAGACTTCCCGAAATATTTGGGCACATGCTTATTCAGAACGAGTGAAAGCGAAATAAAATCTGTATCGACCGACGGCAAAAGACTCGCACTCTCTAAGATGATTTGCAATGTAACAAAGAGTCAGGATTTATTATTACCTGCTCCCGCATTAAGAGAACTCGGAAAAATGTTATCTTCCGGAAATGGCGACGAGACAGTAAAAATTTCCTGCGACACTTCAACAGCGTGGTTTGCTTTGCCCGAAATAGAGTACTCGATCAGATTAATAGATTCTACTTTCCCAAACTATGAACGCATATTAAATAACGAGACCCGCACAACTTTGCGAATCTCACGCGATAAATTACTTGCAGTTATTGACCGCATTGACATTATCGCACGCATGACTCCGGCTCACATAATGGCGTTGGAATTAAAGCCCGGCGAAGAATTAATTATCACTGCACGAGCACCCGACGCAGGAACAGCAAGAGAATTTCTTGAAGCAGGAATCGAAGGCGGTTATATGCAAATCGGCTTTAACGTCAGCTATTTTCAGGACGGTTTAAGGGCGTTAGGTTCGGGCGATATTGTAATCGAGTTCAGCCACGAAGAAGGCCAATGCAGAATGACCCGCAGTGAAAGCGACGATTTTCTGTATATGCTCATGCCGGCGAGATTGAGCAGTCAAGACACGATTTCTGATGATGAAATAAGCGACTTTGTTCCGGAAAATCAAGAAAATGTTACATCATTATAAATTTATAAATTGAGGATAACAGGCAGTGTCAGATTTTTTTAGAACGCGATTAATTTACTCAAAAAGGGGCGGGGCTTGCTTTGTACCTCATATTGCATTAGCGCAGATTTTTTCTCGCAGTGCTGTGCGTGCAGGTCTTGAACTCGTTATGACTCAGGGCTTCTCACCGCGTGCAAAAATTTCTTTCGCGCCTGAACTCCCCGCCGGAGTAATTGCACTTAATGAACCTGTTGATATGTTTTTCCCGTTTGTGCCTGAAAATTTTATTGATGTCATGAATAATTCTTTACCCGAAGGATTTAATATTTCACGCGCTTTTATTGTCCCTGATGACGCACCCTCACTCGGCAAAATGTGCAAGTCCGCGCAATATTTAATCAGGTCAGCAATAAATTTAGAGACTCACATAAAAAATTTCTACGGCGAAAATATTATTTCACTCGCAAATAAAGATAACTGGCTCGAATTAATCTTACGTGAACCCGCGCAAAATCCTATAGGCGGACTCGTGAAAAATTTAATCCGCGAAAATTTTATATCCGGCTGGCAAGATGTAAATATAGTAAGAGTCTCAATCGGCTTATATCAAAATGGGAGTGTGAGTCTTAATGCCTGACGTTAAAATAATTGCTGACTTGCTCGAAAACGAACAAACTAGAGTCGCACTTCTTGAAGACGGCAAATTAACAGAAATTTTCATAGATTACAACTTTGACGAGGAAAATAATAATTTCATGTCATCACGTGCAAAAAGTTCGAGATTAGCGCGTCAAGGTGATATTTTTATTGCTAGGATTGATACACTTTTGCCCGCAATTAATGCAGCGTTTGCAAGTCTCGTCAGGCCGTCAAAATCTCACAATGAGCCGAGAAACGCTTTTCTTTATCTCAACGAAGCACCCGAAAACGTGAAGCCCGGCGATTATTTAATTGTTCAGGTCGTCAAGAATGCCCGCAAAAATAAAGCTCCCAGAATCAGCGCAAGAGTTTCTATTCCGGGACGGTGGCTCGTTCTCGTTCCTGATTCTGATGAAACAGGAGTCAGCCGCAGAATATTTGATAACTCCGAACGCAAAAGACTCAAGCACATAGCAGACTCGTTAAAATCGCAGGTTCCGGGACTGGGAGTAATAATCAGAACAGCTGCAGAAGGTGTCGACGAAAAATTTTTACAACAGGATTTAGACTCGTTATTAAATTTATGGCACGAGATCGAGAACAAAGCAAAAAATAACCCCGCACCTTGTTTGCTTTACCGCGATACAGGCACGCTCGGACGAGTTTTGCGCGACGAGATTTCCGGAACAATCGACGAAATAATTATTAACGATCCTGAAGAGTTCGAGAACGTAAAAAATTTTGTCGAACGCTTTTATCCTGAACGCCCAAATTTGCAATTATACACAGGAATAACGCCGATTTTCGAGTATTTCGGCATTGAAAGCGAAATAGACAGGGCACTTGAGCGCAAAGTCTGGCTTAAGAGCGGAGCTTATCTCGTAATCGACCAGACAGAAGCACTCACAGTTATAGACGTTAATTCAGGAAAATTTACGGACTCGCCTGATATGCGTCATACAGTTTTGAGCGTAAATCTTGAGGCAGCGTCGGAAATTGCCCGCCAGTTAAGATTGCGTTCACTCGGAGGGATTGTCGTTGTAGATTTTATTGACATGGACTTTGACGAGGACCGCGAGAAATTATTAAAACATTTTGACTCGTGTATCATGCATGATAGATTAAAAGCTCGTGTCTTCAGCATTACTAAACTTGGCCTCGTTGAATTAACTAGAAAGCGTGAACGTCCCGACCTTAGAAGCGTTTTGACCCGCAACTGTCCGCTTTGCTGCGATAATGGCTTTGTCGAACGTGAAGAGAGTCTTGCGATGAAGATTAAGCGTTTCATCAGGAAAATAACGAGCGCTAACAAGTCAGAGGCTTTCTTGATTCATACCAGCACACACATGGCAAATTATTTAAAAAATTATATTCCTGACTGGGAGAAAGAATTTGACCGAAAAATTTTTATTGCCGGAATATCAAATTTTGATTGGGACAAATATAAACTCGATTATCAGGGCGATTTACAAAGCACACTGTCCCGCGCAAAAATGTATTAAGCACTCGCTCT is a window from the Synergistaceae bacterium genome containing:
- a CDS encoding Coenzyme F420 hydrogenase/dehydrogenase, beta subunit C-terminal domain, whose translation is MININDKELCCGCNACGDACPTGAIKFLCDNEGIWYPEVNSEKCINCNLCEKVCPIINIDSLKHNDLEQSICYAAENKNLEVVFDSTSGGLFSALADFMYKNGGYVGGAIFNDDLTVSQFISNDKNDLPKLRSSKYVQSNAENFYKRVKSLLDDGEKVLVCGTPCQMAALRAFLGRDYENLIIVDFVCLGINSPLVFRKYLDSIEARYNSPVVYSKAKSKEYGWRNLTQKFILQDGRQIFEPRDINKFTKGYIGTHLFTRPSCYSCKFKGFPRMSDITLADFWGIENFSTKLEKNLGTSLVMINSKKGESYFENIKPRINFIPMPFETILPGNQALIKPLAKFNNDREAFFRDIKNLPFDEVIDKYSTSPQPKIGIKGKIKSFLRKIKNVLRTAKFIAKITRLHIPALYNTIKYSGIKNLLHYKGIIFSTYCSVNIAKSAELDIKGLLIVGSKGRFPKSHLETRFLLADKAKLTVLNDFTFSYGADIEVLEGGHLIIHGRKFVSSGSNIGLTIICGEKIEIDSDVQIGRNVLIRDNNGGHFINRQGYRNTRPVKIGEKCWLCESCVIMQGVNIGQGTVIGAKSFVINSVPANCLVSGSPAKIIEKNILWKY
- the dnaN gene encoding DNA polymerase III subunit beta, with product MKLELERQSFLKAWQTAEKSAGTKTPKDVISGILVKADENGNVTLEATDLKSSVKCKANGVKVIEPGTAVLSLNIFGNLLKKTTEENITLDVNSERGLLIYGKSKIRFAIFNVDEFPRLPDSAESELVCEIMCADLIRLISEGTAASSQPQDFPKYLGTCLFRTSESEIKSVSTDGKRLALSKMICNVTKSQDLLLPAPALRELGKMLSSGNGDETVKISCDTSTAWFALPEIEYSIRLIDSTFPNYERILNNETRTTLRISRDKLLAVIDRIDIIARMTPAHIMALELKPGEELIITARAPDAGTAREFLEAGIEGGYMQIGFNVSYFQDGLRALGSGDIVIEFSHEEGQCRMTRSESDDFLYMLMPARLSSQDTISDDEISDFVPENQENVTSL
- a CDS encoding DUF2344 domain-containing protein; the encoded protein is MSDFFRTRLIYSKRGGACFVPHIALAQIFSRSAVRAGLELVMTQGFSPRAKISFAPELPAGVIALNEPVDMFFPFVPENFIDVMNNSLPEGFNISRAFIVPDDAPSLGKMCKSAQYLIRSAINLETHIKNFYGENIISLANKDNWLELILREPAQNPIGGLVKNLIRENFISGWQDVNIVRVSIGLYQNGSVSLNA
- a CDS encoding Rne/Rng family ribonuclease; protein product: MPDVKIIADLLENEQTRVALLEDGKLTEIFIDYNFDEENNNFMSSRAKSSRLARQGDIFIARIDTLLPAINAAFASLVRPSKSHNEPRNAFLYLNEAPENVKPGDYLIVQVVKNARKNKAPRISARVSIPGRWLVLVPDSDETGVSRRIFDNSERKRLKHIADSLKSQVPGLGVIIRTAAEGVDEKFLQQDLDSLLNLWHEIENKAKNNPAPCLLYRDTGTLGRVLRDEISGTIDEIIINDPEEFENVKNFVERFYPERPNLQLYTGITPIFEYFGIESEIDRALERKVWLKSGAYLVIDQTEALTVIDVNSGKFTDSPDMRHTVLSVNLEAASEIARQLRLRSLGGIVVVDFIDMDFDEDREKLLKHFDSCIMHDRLKARVFSITKLGLVELTRKRERPDLRSVLTRNCPLCCDNGFVEREESLAMKIKRFIRKITSANKSEAFLIHTSTHMANYLKNYIPDWEKEFDRKIFIAGISNFDWDKYKLDYQGDLQSTLSRAKMY